Genomic window (Candidatus Omnitrophota bacterium):
AAAGTGACTGCAAAGACAAAAGAACCAGCCTCTGTTAAGGCGATTGATCAAAAAAAGAAGAAAGTTGTTTTAGAGAAAAAGAAAGTTGAAACAAAAAAAGAATCTTTGCCAGCCAAAGAAGAACCTCAAGTAAAACAATCTGCACCAAAACTAGTTGAAAAACCTATTGAAAAAGTTTTACAACCTATTGAGCAAAAGAAGTTTGTTTATCAAAAGAATTTTAGAAAAAGACACGGTTACCGTTCTTCTGCTCGTCATTCGCAGCAGGCAAAAGTTGCCGATGTTCCAGATCCGTCGCAAGGTCCTAAAAAGAATATTGAGATTGATTTTCCAATTAGTATTAAAGATTTGGCTGTTAAATTACAACAAAAACCGAGTGTTGTTCTTAAGGTTTTAATGCAAAAGGGAGTTTTTGCGACGATTAATCAAGTTTTAGACGAAGAAGGTGTTAACAAGATTTTGACAGATCTAAATTTTTCTTATATTAAAGAAAAAACTCAGGAAGAACAGCTCCTTATATTACATGAAGAAGATAAGCCAGAATTGCTTAAAGCCAGACCTCCAGTTATTACTTTTATGGGTCACGTTGATCATGGGAAAACATCTCTTCTTGATCGAATTAGAAAAAGTAACATTACCGATAAAGAGCATGGCGGTATTACGCAGCATATGGCGGCTTATTCTGTTAAAACGCCAAAGGGATCGATTACATTTTTAGATACTCCTGGGCATGCTGCGTTTACTTCAATGCGTGCACGTGGTGCGCATATTACAGATTTAGTTATTTTGGTTGTTGCTGCTGATGAAGGTGTTATGCCTCAGACTGAAGAGGCTATTGATCATGCGCGCGCTGCAGGCGTTCCTATTGTTGTTGCGGTTAACAAAATGGATAAGCGTAATGCTGATATTGATAAGGTTAAAAAACAGCTTTCTGATAGAGATTTGTCTCCAGAGGATTGGGGAGGGAAAACAGTTGTGGTTGGTGTTTCTGCTGAAACCGGAGATGGCGTTAATGATTTATTAGAGATGATTATCTTGGAAGCAGAAATGTTGGAGTTAAAAGCTAACCCAGACCGTTCTGCGTCTGGTATTGTTGTTGAAGCTCATTTGAGCCATGGTAAAGGAGCCATGGCTTCGATTATTGTTCAAGCAGGAACTTTACGGGATGGAGATATTGCGGTTGCTGGTCCATATTTTGGAAGAATTAAGGCTATGTTTGATGACCATGATCGTCCAATTAACGAAGCTCCTCCTGCAACGCCTGTAGAGATTTTAGGTCTTTCTGGTATTCCTGAAGCAGGCGAAGTATTTCATGTTGTTCCAGATGAAAAGACAGCTAAGGAAATTGCATTAAGACGAACAACAGATATAAAAAACAAAAAACTTCAGGCATCTCAGAAAATTACTTTGGAAGATTTGTATTCGCAAATTCAGCAAGGGAAAATTAGGGAGCTTAATATTGTTATGAAGGCTGATGTTCAGGGATCTTTAGAGGCTTTAAAAGATTCTTTGGGAAAGCTTGCTAATGATGAAGTTCAGATTAAGTTTATTCATACTGGAACCGGAAATATTAACGCGGCGGATGTTATTTTAGCTGGCGCTTCGAATGCCATTAT
Coding sequences:
- the infB gene encoding translation initiation factor IF-2, producing MRVSELAKEYGLSAQDILGELKSLKLKAKDGKQELSEAALAVVKRSLEKNGKKIVLKPKEERKLVVEAKTSAKKEVAKSGKDKVVKATLKKKIVSGARTKEAKKTAKKVVVKKVVKNQAKPTAKKVVSENVKNVSAKAKPKVTAKTKEPASVKAIDQKKKKVVLEKKKVETKKESLPAKEEPQVKQSAPKLVEKPIEKVLQPIEQKKFVYQKNFRKRHGYRSSARHSQQAKVADVPDPSQGPKKNIEIDFPISIKDLAVKLQQKPSVVLKVLMQKGVFATINQVLDEEGVNKILTDLNFSYIKEKTQEEQLLILHEEDKPELLKARPPVITFMGHVDHGKTSLLDRIRKSNITDKEHGGITQHMAAYSVKTPKGSITFLDTPGHAAFTSMRARGAHITDLVILVVAADEGVMPQTEEAIDHARAAGVPIVVAVNKMDKRNADIDKVKKQLSDRDLSPEDWGGKTVVVGVSAETGDGVNDLLEMIILEAEMLELKANPDRSASGIVVEAHLSHGKGAMASIIVQAGTLRDGDIAVAGPYFGRIKAMFDDHDRPINEAPPATPVEILGLSGIPEAGEVFHVVPDEKTAKEIALRRTTDIKNKKLQASQKITLEDLYSQIQQGKIRELNIVMKADVQGSLEALKDSLGKLANDEVQIKFIHTGTGNINAADVILAGASNAIIVGFHVDTDSKAKEEIEKQNVDLRQYRIIYDAVDDIKKALSGLLEPKIKKIFLGRVEIRQVFKLSKSGIVAGSFVQKGKVTRKAKIIILRNGEEVFSGEIDSLKRFKDDVREVREGFECGVTIKGFDQVQAGDIIEAFELETIQREL